GCTGGTCGACGTTGCAACCGCGCTTCTTCGCAATATGGTACGCGAGCACCTGCAGCGGTACGGTCGCCGGGATCGCCGAAAGGACCTCCGAGACCTGCGGGATGTAGAGCACGTGCTCGACGTGCTGACAGATCTCGTCGTCCCCGGCGGTCGCCACGGCGATCACCTCGGCGCCACGAGCGCGCACCTCCTGGATGTTGCTCACGACCTTCTCATAGACGTGACCCTGCGTAGCGACCACCACCACCGGGAGCTCATCGGTGATGAGTGCGATGGGGCCGTGCTTCATCTCCCCCGCAGGGTACGCCTCGGCGTGGATGTAGCTGATCTCCTTGAGCTTGAGCGCACCTTCCATGGCGACCGGAACGCCCACGCCACGCCCGAGGAACAGCGAGCTCTTGGCGTTGAGGAACGGCGCGGCTGCCTCTTCGATGCCGCGAAGGTCGGCCAGAATCGCCTCGACGATGTCGGGGATGGTCGACAGCTCGGCGAACAGCGACTCGACTCGCTCGTTCGAGAGGGTGCCCTTCGTCTGCGCGAGCTTGAGGCCGAGCACCGTGAGCGCCGCGATCTGCGCCGTGAACGTCTTGGTCGCCGCGACGCCGATCTCGGGGCCCGCGTGCGTGTAGAGCACGCCGTCGGACTCCCGCGTGACGCGCGAGCCCACGACGTTGGTGATCGCGATGACCTTCGCTCCGCGGTCGCGCGCCTCGCGTACGCCGGCAAGTGTATCGGCGGTCTCGCCCGACTGCGTGATCGCGACGACGAGCGTCTCCTCGTCGACGATAGGATCGGCGTAGCGGAACTCGCTACTGCACTGCACCTCGACGGGCACGCGCGCCCAGTTCTCGATCAGGTGCTTCGCCGAGAGACCCGCATGCAGCGACGTGCCGCACGCGATGACGTACACGCGGTCAATCGCCGCGATCTGCGCGGGCGTCATGTCCAGCTCGGAGAGACAGAT
The Coriobacteriia bacterium genome window above contains:
- the glmS gene encoding glutamine--fructose-6-phosphate transaminase (isomerizing), whose product is MCGIVGYIGPRSATDVLLGGLARLEYRGYDSAGVAVVEGSELTVVRRVGKLINLRKALDASPVAGAVGIGHTRWATHGRPSEENAHPHVDCTGRVAVVHNGIIENYMELRDQLAANGHILRSETDTEVVAHLIESYYTGDLAAAVARSIEDLDGAYALAVVHLDAPDTIIAARQDSPLIIGVGEGETIVASDIPAVLEYTREVLVLHDGEMATVTPSGVTIQDAAGLAVPEPEMMHVEWDLDAAEKGGYEDFMLKEIHEQPKAIRETLRGRLDERGEICLSELDMTPAQIAAIDRVYVIACGTSLHAGLSAKHLIENWARVPVEVQCSSEFRYADPIVDEETLVVAITQSGETADTLAGVREARDRGAKVIAITNVVGSRVTRESDGVLYTHAGPEIGVAATKTFTAQIAALTVLGLKLAQTKGTLSNERVESLFAELSTIPDIVEAILADLRGIEEAAAPFLNAKSSLFLGRGVGVPVAMEGALKLKEISYIHAEAYPAGEMKHGPIALITDELPVVVVATQGHVYEKVVSNIQEVRARGAEVIAVATAGDDEICQHVEHVLYIPQVSEVLSAIPATVPLQVLAYHIAKKRGCNVDQPRNLAKSVTVE